From a single Nymphaea colorata isolate Beijing-Zhang1983 chromosome 4, ASM883128v2, whole genome shotgun sequence genomic region:
- the LOC116252182 gene encoding F-box/LRR-repeat protein 14, with the protein MELLPDQLIWEILRRIKKTQDRNSASLACKRLYELEREQREFLRVGCGLNPANSALTSLCNRFKNLAKIEIVYSGWMSKLGKQLDDQGLLILSQLCPALTDLTLGFCTFITDVGVGHLASCTNLSTLKFNFTPRISGCGILSLVVGCKSLSSLHLIRCINVSSVEWLEYLGKLETLQELSIKNCRAIGEWDLAKLGFGWRRLRSLQFEVDANYRYMKVQDRLAFDRWQRLSVPCESMVELSLVNCLITPGGGLACVLGKCRALERLQLDMCVGIRDSDLMNLARESVNLRSISLRVPSDFSLPISMADPSRLTDESLKAIANNCSKLETFKISFSDGEFPSFSSFTLNGMLLVIHRCPIRVLALDHVYSFTDSGMEALCDANFLETLELTKCQEVTDEGLQLVQHFPCLRNLKISKCLGVTDAGLKPLVGIPKLDSLTIEDCPQIGEKCAHGIAKNLLYRQDLSWMF; encoded by the coding sequence ATGGAACTATTGCCAGATCAATTGATTTGGGAAATTCTGCGAAGGATTAAGAAAACCCAAGATCGAAATTCTGCTTCTCTTGCATGTAAACGCCTCTATGAGTTGGAAAGAGAGCAGAGGGAGTTTCTCAGGGTTGGGTGTGGCTTGAACCCTGCTAACTCTGCCCTAACTTCCCTCTGTAACCGCTTTAAGAACCTGGCTAAAATTGAGATTGTCTATTCCGGTTGGATGTCTAAACTTGGGAAGCAACTAGATGATCAGGGCCTCTTGATTCTCTCTCAACTATGCCCTGCCCTCACTGACCTCACCCTTGGCTTCTGTACCTTCATCACTGATGTGGGTGTGGGCCATTTGGCTTCCTGTACAAACCTTAGTACTCTGAAGTTCAATTTCACGCCTCGGATCAGTGGTTGTGGGATCCTGTCACTGGTTGTGGGATGTAAGAGTCTCTCCTCCCTCCATTTGATCAGGTGCATCAATGTTAGCAGTGTTGAGTGGCTTGAGTATCTCGGCAAGCTCGAGACGCTGCAGGAACTCTCGATCAAGAACTGTAGGGCAATCGGAGAATGGGATCTTGCAAAGTTGGGTTTTGGTTGGAGAAGGCTGAGAAGCTTGCAGTTTGAGGTGGATGCTAATTACAGGTATATGAAGGTTCAGGATCGATTGGCATTCGATCGGTGGCAGAGGTTGTCTGTTCCCTGCGAATCAATGGTGGAGCTCAGTTTGGTGAATTGCCTCATTACGCCTGGTGGAGGCCTTGCCTGCGTCTTGGGGAAGTGCAGGGCTCTGGAAAGACTTCAGCTGGACATGTGTGTTGGTATCAGAGATAGTGATTTGATGAATTTAGCACGGGAATCCGTTAACCTGAGGTCGATTTCTCTTCGTGTTCCGTCTGATTTCTCGCTTCCAATTTCCATGGCTGATCCATCGAGATTGACTGATGAAAGCCTGAAGGCCATTGCTAACAACTGTTCCAAGCTTGAAACATTCAAGATATCATTCTCTGATGGGGAGTTTCCTTCCTTCTCGTCGTTCACTTTGAATGGGATGCTATTGGTGATTCATAGGTGCCCAATTCGCGTGCTTGCACTTGACCATGTTTATTCTTTCACGGATTCCGGAATGGAAGCTCTATGCGACGCCAACTTCTTGGAAACTCTGGAGCTGACAAAATGCCAGGAGGTGACTGATGAAGGACTGCAGCTTGTTCAGCATTTCCCTTGCTTGAGAAACCTGAAGATCTCCAAGTGCTTAGGGGTAACAGATGCAGGATTAAAACCCCTGGTTGGTATACCAAAATTGGACTCTTTGACGATTGAAGATTGTCCACAGATAGGCGAAAAATGTGCTCATGGTATTGCAAAGAATCTGCTCTACAGGCAAGACTTGTCTTGGATGTTCTGA